A window from Gottschalkiaceae bacterium SANA encodes these proteins:
- the ilvD gene encoding dihydroxy-acid dehydratase produces MRSDRVKAGATRAPHRSLLKATGLTDEEISRPLIGVCNSFNEIVPGHVELRQITEAVKRGVLMMGGTPLEFPAIAVCDGIAMNHEGMKYSLVSREIIADSIEVMAKAHGLDGLVLIPNCDKVVPGMLMAAARVNIPTMLVSGGPMLKGRFHDKNVDLITVFEGVGMEALGQMELSELNDLENEACPTCGSCSGMFTANSMNCMTEALGMGLSGNGTIPAVYAARKRLAKEAGMRVMNLVEKQIKPRDIMTSEAFKNALAVDMALGCSTNTVLHLTAIAKEAEVEMNLDLINEISQSTPNLCRLSPAGEQHIEDLYHAGGIQALMKRLLEGGKINPSVQTVYGEPMGHVLEHARVKDNSVIYTMEEPYSQTGGIRVLKGNLAPKGAVVKQSAVANSMMQVEARARVFDCEEDAVEAILAGHILANDCVVIRYEGPKGGPGMREMLTPTSALAGMNLDDKVSLITDGRFSGGTRGAAIGHVSPEAADNGPIAWIQENDRIKIDIPAGELTLMVDDEELTARAAAWQPKKVTVTGYLKRYAAMVKDASEGAVMF; encoded by the coding sequence ATGCGTAGTGATCGAGTAAAGGCGGGAGCGACGCGGGCACCGCATCGGTCTTTGTTAAAAGCAACAGGCTTGACTGACGAGGAAATCAGTCGCCCCTTGATTGGGGTGTGTAATTCATTTAATGAAATTGTCCCCGGGCATGTGGAACTTCGTCAAATTACAGAGGCGGTCAAGCGGGGTGTTTTGATGATGGGGGGAACCCCTTTGGAGTTTCCAGCCATTGCCGTTTGTGATGGCATTGCCATGAATCATGAGGGAATGAAGTATTCCCTGGTCAGCCGGGAAATTATTGCCGACAGCATTGAGGTTATGGCAAAAGCCCATGGACTTGACGGTCTGGTTTTGATCCCCAATTGTGACAAGGTTGTGCCGGGCATGCTGATGGCGGCTGCGCGGGTTAATATTCCGACCATGCTTGTCAGCGGTGGACCTATGCTAAAAGGGCGCTTTCATGATAAAAATGTGGATTTGATTACTGTTTTTGAAGGTGTGGGTATGGAAGCACTGGGACAGATGGAACTAAGCGAACTGAACGACTTGGAAAATGAAGCTTGTCCGACATGTGGATCTTGTTCCGGTATGTTTACCGCCAATTCCATGAACTGCATGACAGAAGCTTTGGGCATGGGACTTTCAGGAAACGGTACCATACCAGCTGTTTATGCCGCTAGAAAGCGTCTTGCCAAGGAAGCGGGCATGCGGGTTATGAACCTTGTGGAGAAACAAATTAAACCGCGGGATATTATGACGTCGGAAGCCTTTAAAAATGCATTGGCTGTAGATATGGCTTTGGGATGTTCAACCAATACCGTACTTCATTTGACGGCGATCGCCAAAGAGGCAGAGGTGGAGATGAATCTGGATTTGATTAATGAAATCAGCCAGTCGACACCCAATCTTTGTCGTTTGAGCCCAGCCGGTGAGCAGCATATCGAAGACCTTTATCACGCAGGTGGCATTCAAGCCTTGATGAAGCGATTATTGGAGGGTGGCAAGATCAATCCAAGCGTTCAGACTGTATACGGCGAACCCATGGGCCATGTGCTTGAACATGCTAGAGTAAAAGATAACTCCGTAATCTATACCATGGAGGAACCCTATTCTCAAACTGGAGGAATTCGGGTTTTAAAAGGAAACTTGGCACCCAAGGGCGCGGTTGTCAAGCAATCGGCGGTAGCAAATTCCATGATGCAAGTGGAAGCGCGGGCGCGGGTATTTGATTGTGAAGAAGATGCGGTAGAAGCGATCTTGGCAGGCCATATCCTTGCTAATGATTGTGTGGTTATTCGCTATGAAGGACCAAAGGGTGGTCCCGGCATGAGAGAGATGCTGACACCGACTTCAGCTTTGGCAGGGATGAACTTGGATGACAAGGTTTCTCTGATTACGGACGGACGTTTTTCTGGGGGAACCCGAGGTGCAGCCATTGGTCATGTGTCACCGGAAGCGGCTGACAATGGACCGATTGCATGGATTCAGGAAAATGATCGAATCAAAATCGATATTCCGGCTGGTGAATTGACCCTGATGGTTGACGATGAAGAATTGACGGCGCGTGCTGCCGCTTGGCAACCAAAGAAAGTAACGGTAACCGGATATTTAAAACGGTATGCAGCGATGGTGAAAGACGCTTCTGAAGGAGCGGTAATGTTTTAA
- the ilvB_2 gene encoding biosynthetic-type acetolactate synthase large subunit: MKGAEIVLEVFKRESVELMFGYPGGAVIPLYDALHRADDAPRHIRTVHEQNAVHAADGYARATGKPGVCIATSGPGASNTITGLATAYMDSVPLVVLTGQVPTALLGKDSFQELDITGITFSITKHNYLVRDVNDLAEVLTEAFEVASSGRPGPVLVDIPKDIFLAETTPDWAALGQAAVKEAVKVNYSAEIQEALAMIESAKRPVILAGGGVKLSEATKELVAFAEKTQIPVINTLMGLGTIDRAHALSLGMVGMHGFKHVNLAASQSDLILAIGTRFSDRVVGKRGSFGKNASIIHIDLDPTEFGKNVQQSLSIRGDVKKILWDLLAVVPSSERADWLNHIQKLENKSSDRAHGFTPANILSAINKAVDPRATVVTDVGQHQMWAAQFWDFKESVNFITSGGLGTMGFGPGAAMGASMANPDQTTVLITGDGSFRMSASELLTIAKHDMPILIAVMNNRALGMVRQWQQLFQDERYAETTNDEDMSFEALAAVYKIPGATVDTLEELEAVLRERKWESGPFLMDLRIENTHNVYPIVPPGKPIDQLITE, encoded by the coding sequence ATGAAGGGCGCAGAAATCGTATTAGAAGTATTTAAAAGAGAAAGCGTCGAGCTCATGTTTGGATATCCGGGCGGAGCGGTGATCCCTTTGTATGATGCCCTGCATCGTGCGGATGATGCTCCGCGCCATATACGAACGGTTCATGAGCAAAATGCTGTCCATGCCGCAGACGGATATGCGCGAGCGACTGGGAAACCAGGTGTCTGTATTGCAACAAGCGGTCCAGGCGCTTCCAATACCATTACGGGATTGGCAACTGCTTATATGGATTCCGTTCCCTTGGTGGTACTAACGGGACAAGTTCCGACGGCTTTATTAGGAAAAGATTCCTTTCAGGAATTGGATATAACGGGGATTACCTTCTCCATCACCAAGCATAATTATTTGGTGAGGGATGTAAACGATTTGGCTGAAGTCCTGACGGAAGCCTTTGAGGTTGCCTCTAGTGGCCGTCCAGGCCCCGTATTAGTTGATATTCCAAAGGATATTTTCTTGGCTGAGACGACACCTGACTGGGCAGCATTGGGTCAAGCGGCAGTTAAAGAAGCGGTAAAGGTGAATTACTCAGCAGAGATTCAAGAAGCCCTTGCTATGATTGAGTCGGCCAAACGGCCGGTGATTCTTGCCGGCGGAGGCGTTAAACTTTCTGAAGCGACGAAAGAACTTGTGGCCTTTGCTGAGAAAACTCAAATCCCCGTGATTAATACGCTGATGGGCTTGGGCACCATTGATCGGGCTCATGCTTTGTCTTTGGGCATGGTCGGCATGCATGGTTTTAAGCATGTTAACCTGGCGGCGTCTCAAAGTGATTTGATTCTTGCCATCGGCACGCGGTTTAGTGATCGTGTTGTCGGCAAGAGGGGATCTTTTGGGAAAAATGCTTCGATTATTCATATTGATTTGGATCCGACGGAATTCGGCAAAAATGTTCAACAGAGTTTGTCAATCCGAGGGGATGTGAAGAAAATTTTATGGGACTTGCTAGCGGTGGTGCCAAGTAGTGAAAGAGCGGATTGGCTGAATCATATTCAGAAATTGGAAAACAAATCTTCAGATCGGGCTCATGGATTTACACCGGCTAATATTCTTTCTGCTATCAACAAGGCTGTTGACCCGCGGGCGACGGTGGTGACCGATGTAGGTCAACATCAGATGTGGGCAGCACAGTTTTGGGACTTTAAGGAGTCGGTGAATTTTATTACCTCGGGCGGACTTGGTACCATGGGCTTTGGCCCGGGAGCGGCCATGGGTGCTTCTATGGCAAATCCGGATCAGACAACGGTTTTGATCACAGGGGATGGAAGCTTTCGCATGAGCGCTTCGGAATTGTTGACCATAGCCAAGCATGACATGCCGATCTTGATTGCAGTGATGAACAATCGAGCCCTGGGCATGGTGCGACAATGGCAGCAATTGTTTCAGGATGAACGGTATGCTGAAACGACAAATGACGAAGATATGAGTTTTGAAGCTTTGGCAGCTGTTTACAAAATTCCTGGAGCAACGGTGGATACGCTAGAGGAATTGGAAGCTGTTTTAAGGGAAAGAAAATGGGAATCGGGTCCTTTCTTGATGGATTTAAGAATTGAGAATACCCATAATGTGTATCCGATTGTGCCTCCGGGCAAACCTATTGATCAATTGATTACAGAATAG
- a CDS encoding ROK family glucokinase — MRYQRSNKRLIKQVNLRSILQYLWHHNLASRAEIARSLQLNPATITNLTRELKDEGWLLETGDGDSSGGRPPVLLKLNREMIQMIGVDVGIKSMKFSLVNGFGILLKSWRIEEAEIQTGDDLLMHIMEGIKNLQVNIKTVLGIGIGMHGLVDRKQGMIQYAPAFKVEDYPLGEKLEAAWGCMVVLDNDVRAMAMAERWFGLAQNVSDFFLINLGDGVGGAFAMGGRIQSGGAQMAGEIGHITVPDHDKVLCNCGRTGCLETEISSGALARKYRKRTGKTCENGKAIYDYACQGDPDAKAVFAEMGVRLGQTMGLVVQLLNPELIILAGGVSGAWDVFQTSFLSELESHSVSRTYRTIRVEPTRLGGEAGVLGAATLVIEEWMDSHKGEIE, encoded by the coding sequence ATGCGCTATCAACGGTCCAACAAACGATTAATTAAACAAGTGAATCTTCGATCCATATTGCAATATCTTTGGCACCATAACTTGGCGTCACGGGCGGAAATCGCTAGATCCTTGCAATTGAATCCAGCGACCATTACCAATTTAACTCGAGAATTGAAAGATGAGGGCTGGCTTCTTGAAACGGGTGACGGTGATTCCTCGGGGGGGCGGCCCCCCGTTTTATTAAAGTTGAATCGTGAGATGATTCAAATGATCGGGGTGGATGTAGGGATTAAAAGTATGAAATTCAGCTTGGTTAATGGATTTGGAATCCTGTTGAAGTCTTGGCGAATCGAGGAGGCAGAGATTCAAACTGGAGATGATTTGCTTATGCATATAATGGAAGGGATTAAAAACCTACAGGTCAATATAAAGACTGTTTTGGGAATTGGGATCGGTATGCATGGACTCGTTGATCGAAAGCAGGGCATGATTCAATATGCACCAGCTTTCAAAGTGGAAGATTATCCGCTAGGAGAAAAGCTAGAGGCTGCATGGGGTTGCATGGTTGTACTTGATAATGATGTGCGCGCCATGGCTATGGCGGAACGATGGTTTGGATTGGCGCAGAATGTTTCTGATTTTTTCTTGATCAATCTTGGAGACGGGGTTGGCGGTGCTTTTGCCATGGGGGGTAGAATCCAGTCAGGCGGGGCTCAGATGGCTGGTGAGATTGGACATATTACCGTGCCTGATCATGATAAAGTACTTTGCAATTGTGGGAGGACAGGCTGTTTGGAAACCGAAATTTCAAGCGGTGCCCTGGCGAGGAAATATCGGAAAAGAACAGGAAAAACTTGTGAAAACGGAAAGGCTATTTATGACTATGCTTGTCAAGGCGACCCGGATGCAAAGGCGGTCTTTGCTGAAATGGGAGTACGTTTGGGACAAACCATGGGGCTTGTGGTGCAGCTCTTGAATCCGGAGCTGATTATTCTTGCCGGCGGAGTCAGTGGGGCATGGGATGTTTTTCAAACCTCCTTTTTATCAGAACTGGAAAGTCATTCCGTTTCCAGAACCTATCGAACGATACGAGTGGAACCGACTCGATTAGGGGGGGAAGCCGGAGTTTTAGGAGCGGCTACCTTGGTGATTGAGGAATGGATGGATAGTCATAAAGGAGAAATCGAATGA
- a CDS encoding galactokinase: MNPKELIQVFEDKFGAGGDLRLFFSPGRVNLIGEHTDYNGGNVFPAALTFGTYAVVRRRSDGVLKFASLNLTDEVERKLDDLTHVPEDGWTNYPKGMIQMLKEAGLTVGGAEFLFWGNIPNGAGLSSSASLEVVTAIAMRGLYGGQASNLELALLAQKAENQFIGVNCGIMDQFAVAMGKKDHAILLDCATLQFKWVPFQVKDYELVIANSNKKRGLADSKYNERRSQCEEALRRVQAHRDLAAWGAMTEAEFERVIPWIVDPILVKRARHAVTENQRTLQAVETLQAGNLLAFGQLMNASHCSLRDDYEVTGIELDALVEAAWAQPGVIGSRMTGAGFGGCTVSLVKRKWVEPFMENVGKLYQKKTGLTPDFYRVAIGDGARELIL, from the coding sequence ATGAATCCAAAAGAGTTAATTCAAGTATTTGAGGATAAATTTGGCGCTGGCGGAGACCTACGTTTGTTTTTTTCACCGGGCCGTGTCAATTTAATTGGTGAGCACACCGATTACAATGGCGGAAATGTTTTTCCGGCTGCCTTGACTTTTGGTACCTATGCCGTAGTGAGAAGGCGAAGCGATGGGGTTTTGAAGTTTGCTAGCCTGAACCTGACTGATGAGGTTGAAAGGAAGCTTGATGACTTAACCCATGTCCCTGAGGACGGATGGACGAATTATCCAAAGGGAATGATTCAAATGTTAAAGGAAGCGGGATTAACTGTTGGCGGTGCAGAGTTTTTGTTTTGGGGAAATATTCCAAATGGTGCGGGGCTCTCGTCATCCGCTTCTCTTGAAGTTGTTACTGCCATTGCCATGAGGGGTCTTTATGGCGGACAAGCATCGAATCTAGAACTGGCTCTTTTGGCACAAAAGGCAGAGAATCAGTTTATAGGCGTGAATTGTGGGATCATGGATCAATTTGCCGTTGCCATGGGGAAAAAGGATCATGCCATTCTTTTGGATTGTGCGACCTTGCAGTTTAAATGGGTTCCTTTCCAAGTAAAGGACTATGAATTGGTGATTGCCAATAGCAACAAGAAACGCGGTTTGGCAGACTCGAAGTACAATGAGCGTCGCAGTCAATGCGAGGAAGCCTTGCGTCGGGTTCAGGCTCATCGTGATCTTGCTGCATGGGGTGCGATGACAGAGGCGGAGTTCGAAAGAGTAATTCCTTGGATTGTAGATCCGATTTTAGTGAAGCGTGCCCGCCATGCGGTAACTGAGAATCAGCGAACGTTACAGGCAGTAGAAACCCTACAAGCTGGAAATCTGCTAGCCTTTGGCCAATTGATGAATGCTTCACATTGTTCCCTTCGCGACGATTATGAAGTGACGGGCATTGAATTGGATGCCTTGGTGGAAGCGGCCTGGGCGCAGCCGGGGGTAATTGGCTCCCGTATGACAGGCGCTGGTTTTGGCGGCTGTACGGTTTCGCTGGTCAAACGAAAATGGGTAGAGCCCTTTATGGAAAATGTTGGAAAGTTATATCAGAAAAAAACCGGGTTGACACCGGATTTTTATCGCGTAGCCATTGGAGATGGGGCAAGGGAGTTGATTTTATGA
- the galT gene encoding UDP-glucose--hexose-1-phosphate uridylyltransferase: protein MMRIKLEKLIAYGREWKLIEDIDLPYVRNRLFDHTGCEEKGPWESKESFEIPEIPQSILQSLVEIQVQMGLVENLDSYRQRWMMDAMDILMPRPSQVKQHFEAIEQTESSDAALSYFYALSQKSGYIQMDQISKNEEWIAKTDSGDLEITINLSKPEKDPKEIALQAKEKKKGYPTCALCVENVGNGGDLLHPARRNHRVIPVILAEEAWSLQFSPYLYYQEHCICLNNVHLPMKITETSFVRLFDFVDRFPGYFIGSNADLPIVGGSILSHDHFQGGRHLFPMMKAEEIYLYSAGEVDVFRVEWPMSAIRLRGYDREAIIAMAVGIQKAWCRYDNPVLGILAETDQLHQTITPIVRKENEVYCMEIVLRNNRQSAQYPDGIFHPHQAWHAIKKENIGLIEVMGRAILPARLQKDRMALAAWLMADDSRALPKALSHHQEMVDRFLGRNRADEKGKDALGRVDQAIGLVFEKVLEDAGVFKQTKDGIQAFEAFIRSCQ from the coding sequence ATGATGAGAATCAAGCTTGAAAAGTTGATTGCCTATGGTCGCGAATGGAAATTAATAGAAGATATTGATTTGCCTTATGTAAGAAATCGTCTCTTTGATCATACGGGATGCGAAGAAAAAGGACCATGGGAATCGAAAGAATCTTTTGAAATTCCAGAAATACCCCAATCGATTCTACAATCCCTTGTGGAGATCCAAGTTCAAATGGGGCTGGTGGAGAATCTTGACTCCTATCGTCAACGCTGGATGATGGACGCTATGGACATTTTGATGCCGCGTCCTTCCCAAGTAAAGCAACATTTTGAAGCCATAGAGCAAACTGAATCATCTGATGCTGCCTTATCCTATTTTTATGCCTTAAGTCAGAAGTCAGGCTATATTCAAATGGATCAAATTTCAAAGAATGAGGAGTGGATTGCAAAAACGGATTCTGGAGATTTGGAAATTACCATTAATCTTTCCAAGCCAGAAAAAGATCCAAAGGAAATCGCCCTACAGGCTAAGGAAAAGAAAAAGGGCTATCCGACCTGCGCTTTGTGCGTAGAGAATGTTGGTAATGGAGGTGATTTGCTGCATCCTGCAAGACGAAATCACCGTGTGATCCCTGTGATCCTGGCAGAAGAGGCGTGGAGTCTGCAATTCTCTCCTTATCTGTACTATCAGGAGCACTGCATTTGTTTGAATAATGTTCATCTTCCGATGAAAATCACAGAGACAAGTTTTGTGCGACTCTTTGATTTTGTCGATCGATTTCCAGGATATTTTATAGGATCCAATGCAGACCTGCCCATTGTTGGAGGCTCGATTCTGTCCCATGATCACTTTCAGGGTGGCCGGCATCTCTTCCCGATGATGAAGGCTGAGGAAATATACTTGTATTCAGCAGGAGAAGTAGACGTTTTTCGGGTGGAATGGCCCATGAGTGCGATACGTTTACGCGGCTATGATCGGGAAGCGATTATTGCCATGGCCGTAGGGATTCAGAAAGCATGGTGTAGGTACGACAATCCAGTTCTAGGAATTTTAGCGGAAACCGATCAGCTTCATCAAACGATCACACCTATTGTCAGAAAAGAAAATGAAGTGTATTGCATGGAAATTGTCTTGAGAAACAACCGGCAGAGTGCCCAATACCCTGATGGTATCTTTCATCCCCACCAAGCGTGGCACGCTATTAAGAAGGAAAATATCGGGTTGATTGAGGTAATGGGTCGCGCGATTCTTCCAGCGCGCTTGCAAAAGGATCGCATGGCTTTAGCAGCGTGGCTGATGGCTGATGATTCGAGGGCATTGCCCAAAGCCCTCAGTCATCATCAGGAGATGGTTGACCGATTTTTAGGGCGTAATCGAGCAGATGAAAAGGGTAAGGACGCCCTAGGACGAGTTGATCAAGCGATTGGCCTTGTTTTTGAGAAGGTTCTAGAAGACGCTGGGGTTTTTAAACAAACAAAAGATGGCATTCAAGCATTCGAAGCATTTATCCGATCGTGCCAATAA
- the radA gene encoding DNA repair protein RadA has translation MAKMRTKFVCQNCAYESPKWMGRCPGCGEWNTLVEEAEEIRSAATRSARASSKPQSLSEVKMGQYTRIDTRINEFNRVLGGGLVPGSMVLVGGDPGIGKSTIVLQVATHLANQGLTVLYVSGEESAEQLRMRAERLGALEDSLLVLAENDLDQVEVSIDLEKPDCLIIDSIQTVHSMQVTSAPGSVSQVRECTNRLMQIAKGKRIPTFIIGHVTKQGSIAGPRVLEHMVDTVLYFEGDRYNAYRILRAVKNRFGSTNEIGMFEMRTEGLVEVENASEFLLSERPEHASGSVVVPSIEGTRPMLVEIQALLSQTAFGNPRRVVNGMDQSRILLQLAVLEKHLGMQTQIFDAYLNLAGGISVKEPALDLGIAAAIASSLRDTAIDPRIAVMGEIGLTGEIRSVQFAEKRILEAEKIGFSKVILPKSNLSQLETSSFSIQLVGVKTIRQAIDAIFE, from the coding sequence ATGGCAAAGATGCGAACCAAGTTTGTCTGTCAAAACTGCGCATATGAAAGTCCAAAATGGATGGGCCGCTGTCCTGGATGTGGAGAGTGGAACACCCTAGTGGAAGAAGCAGAGGAAATAAGATCGGCTGCGACTCGAAGTGCGAGAGCCTCGAGTAAGCCTCAGTCCTTGTCTGAAGTGAAGATGGGGCAATATACAAGGATCGATACGCGAATTAATGAGTTCAACCGAGTGCTGGGTGGTGGCTTGGTTCCTGGTTCCATGGTGCTAGTTGGTGGGGATCCAGGAATCGGTAAGTCAACAATTGTTTTGCAGGTAGCTACCCACTTGGCCAATCAAGGCTTGACGGTTTTGTATGTTTCTGGGGAAGAATCTGCAGAACAGCTGCGGATGCGGGCTGAGCGATTAGGTGCCTTAGAAGATTCCTTGTTGGTCTTGGCCGAGAATGATTTGGACCAGGTGGAGGTATCTATTGATTTGGAGAAACCGGATTGCCTGATTATTGACTCGATTCAGACCGTACATTCCATGCAAGTCACATCGGCGCCGGGAAGTGTGAGCCAGGTGCGGGAGTGTACCAACCGATTGATGCAGATCGCCAAAGGGAAACGAATCCCAACATTTATCATCGGGCATGTGACCAAACAAGGTAGCATTGCCGGACCCAGGGTCTTGGAACATATGGTTGACACCGTACTTTATTTTGAAGGCGATCGATACAATGCTTACCGAATTTTGAGGGCGGTTAAGAATCGATTTGGGTCTACCAATGAAATTGGAATGTTTGAGATGCGTACAGAGGGATTGGTGGAGGTAGAGAATGCTTCCGAATTCTTACTTAGCGAACGACCTGAACACGCTTCTGGATCTGTGGTGGTACCAAGTATCGAAGGAACACGACCCATGCTGGTCGAGATTCAAGCCCTTTTAAGCCAAACTGCTTTTGGAAATCCACGTCGGGTGGTCAATGGGATGGACCAGAGTCGAATTTTGTTGCAACTGGCTGTGTTGGAAAAACATTTGGGGATGCAAACACAAATCTTTGATGCCTACTTAAATTTGGCAGGCGGGATCAGTGTGAAGGAGCCGGCCCTCGATTTGGGAATTGCTGCTGCCATTGCTTCCTCTCTTAGAGATACAGCTATCGATCCGAGAATTGCGGTAATGGGAGAGATTGGATTGACTGGAGAAATTCGTAGCGTTCAATTTGCTGAGAAGCGTATTTTGGAAGCGGAGAAAATTGGGTTTTCCAAGGTGATTTTACCAAAATCAAATCTATCTCAGTTGGAAACATCATCTTTTTCCATCCAATTAGTCGGGGTGAAAACCATTCGTCAAGCGATCGATGCGATCTTTGAATGA
- a CDS encoding CarD family transcriptional regulator, translating into MFKVGDQVVYPSHGAGTVEGIEEKTVLGKRRIYLIIQMLSSDLTVSVPEERALEVGLRPVITEAEIAAVYDILTSEQTEMESNWNKRFRANMEKIKGGDIAEVADVYRNLFIRDRERGLSTGERKMLSDVQQMLISELALASGKETDVIQVEVNECIS; encoded by the coding sequence ATGTTTAAAGTTGGGGATCAGGTTGTATATCCAAGCCATGGAGCAGGAACGGTTGAGGGTATTGAAGAAAAAACAGTCTTGGGAAAAAGACGGATCTATTTAATTATACAAATGCTTTCATCAGATTTAACGGTTTCAGTGCCGGAAGAACGTGCATTAGAGGTTGGATTACGTCCCGTTATTACGGAAGCGGAGATTGCAGCCGTTTATGATATTCTTACGTCTGAACAAACTGAAATGGAATCAAATTGGAACAAGCGCTTTCGAGCGAATATGGAAAAGATCAAGGGCGGAGATATTGCAGAAGTTGCAGATGTGTATCGCAATCTTTTTATACGAGATCGAGAACGCGGTTTATCGACAGGCGAAAGAAAAATGTTGTCAGATGTTCAGCAGATGCTGATCAGTGAGTTGGCTTTGGCCAGTGGAAAAGAAACAGATGTCATTCAAGTAGAAGTAAATGAATGTATCTCATAA